From the Plasmodium vivax chromosome 5, whole genome shotgun sequence genome, one window contains:
- a CDS encoding heat shock 70 kDa protein, putative (encoded by transcript PVX_089425A), translating to MASGKASKPNLPESNIAIGIDLGTTYSCVGVWRNENVDIIANDQGNRTTPSYVAFTDTERLIGDAAKNQVARNPENTVFDAKRLIGRKFTESSVQSDMKHWPFTVKSGVDEKPMIEVSYQGEKKLFHPEEISSMVLQKMKENAEAFLGKSIKNAVITVPAYFNDSQRQATKDAGTIAGLNVMRIINEPTAAAIAYGLHKKGKGEKNILIFDLGGGTFDVSLLTIEDGIFEVKATAGDTHLGGEDFDNRLVNFCVEDFKRKNRGKDLSKNSRALRRLRTQCERAKRTLSSSTQATIEIDSLFEGIDYSVTVSRARFEELCIDYFRDTLIPVEKVLKDAMMDKKSVHEVVLVGGSTRIPKIQTLIKEFFNGKEACRSINPDEAVAYGAAVQAAILSGDQSNAVQDLLLLDVCSLSLGLETAGGVMTKLIERNTTIPAKKSQIFTTYADNQPGVLIQVYEGERALTKDNNLLGKFHLDGIPPAPRKVPQIEVTFDIDANGILNVTAVEKSTGKQNHITITNDKGRLSPEEIDRMVNDAEKYKAEDEENKKRIEARNSLENYCYGVKSSLEDQKIKEKLQPAEIETCMKCITTILEWLEKNQLASKEEYESKQKEAESVCAPIMSKIYQDVGGAAGGMPGGMPGGMPGGMPGGMPGGMPGGGMPGGMNFPGGMPGGGMPGGAPAGSGPTVEEVD from the coding sequence ATGGCCAGCGGAAAGGCGTCCAAGCCAAACCTCCCCGAGTCGAACATCGCAATCGGCATTGACCTCGGAACCACCTACTCCTGCGTCGGCGTATGGAGAAACGAAAATGTAGATATCATTGCCAACGACCAGGGAAACAGAACCACCCCATCGTATGTGGCCTTCACGGACACGGAGAGACTAATAGGAGATGCTGCGAAGAACCAAGTGGCGAGGAACCCAGAGAACACCGTCTTCGATGCGAAGAGGTTAATCGGAAGGAAGTTCACCGAGTCGTCCGTGCAAAGCGATATGAAGCACTGGCCCTTTACCGTCAAATCCGGTGTTGATGAGAAGCCCATGATTGAGGTGAGCTAccaaggggagaagaaatTATTCCACCCAGAGGAAATCTCCTCCATGGTTTTGCAAAAGATGAAAGAAAATGCAGAAGCGTTTTTGGGAAAGTCCATCAAAAATGCAGTGATCACCGTGCCAGCCTATTTTAATGATTCCCAAAGACAAGCCACGAAGGACGCAGGTACCATTGCCGGTTTGAATGTCATGAGAATTATTAACGAGCCAACCGCAGCTGCTATTGCGTATGGTCttcataaaaagggaaagggagaaaagaacATTCTCATTTTCGACCTCGGAGGAGGAACCTTCGATGTATCCCTCCTCACGATTGAAGATGGCATTTTCGAGGTGAAGGCCACAGCTGGAGATACCCACTTGGGAGGAGAAGATTTTGACAACAGATTGGTCAACTTTTGTGTTGAAGAttttaagagaaaaaatagaggCAAAGATTTATCTAAAAATAGCAGAGCGTTGAGAAGGCTAAGAACCCAATGTGAGAGAGCCAAGCGTACTTTGTCCTCTTCCACCCAAGCCACCATCGAAATTGATTCCCTTTTTGAAGGTATTGACTACAGTGTGACGGTGAGCAGAGCCAGATTTGAGGAGCTATGTATTGACTACTTCAGAGACACACTCATTCCTGTGGAGAAGGTTTTGAAAGATGCCATGATGGATAAGAAGAGCGTGCACGAAGTTGTCCTTGTAGGTGGTTCCACGAGAATTCCAAAAATTCAAACGCTCATTAAGGAGTTTTTCAATGGAAAGGAAGCCTGCAGGTCGATTAACCCTGATGAAGCCGTCGCGTATGGTGCAGCAGTGCAAGCAGCCATTTTGTCTGGTGATCAGTCCAATGCCGTGCAGGATTTACTCCTCTTAGATGTGTGCTCTCTATCCCTCGGTTTGGAAACCGCAGGAGGTGTTATGACCAAGCTGATTGAGAGAAACACCACCATCCCAGCGAAGAAGAGCCAAATCTTTACCACCTATGCTGATAACCAACCAGGTGTCTTAATCCAAGTGTACGAAGGAGAGAGAGCCCTAACAAAGGACAACAACCTGTTGGGTAAATTTCACCTAGACGGTATCCCCCCTGCTCCTAGGAAAGTACCCCAAATTGAAGTCACCTTTGATATTGATGCCAATGGTATCCTTAACGTCACCGCTGTTGAGAAATCCACTGGAAAGCAGAATCATATTACCATTACGAATGACAAGGGAAGATTGTCCCCAGAAGAAATCGACCGTATGGTCAACGACGCTGAGAAGTACAAGGCGGAAGatgaggagaacaaaaaaagaattgaagCGAGAAATAGCCTCGAAAATTACTGCTATGGAGTGAAGAGCTCTCTAGAGGACCAGAAAATTAAAGAGAAATTGCAACCCGCCGAAATTGAAACCTGCATGAAGTGTATCACTACCATTTTGGAGTGGCTAGAGAAGAACCAGTTGGCTAGCAAGGAAGAATATGAGTCCAAGCAGAAGGAAGCTGAATCTGTGTGTGCTCCCATCATGTCGAAGATATATCAGGACGTCGGTGGTGCCGCTGGCGGAATGCCCGGTGGAATGCCCGGTGGAATGCCCGGTGGAATGCCCGGAGGTATGCCAGGAGGCATGCCCGGAGGCGGAATGCCCGGTGGAATGAACTTCCCAGGTGGCATGCCAGGCGGCGGAATGCCCGGAGGAGCCCCCGCTGGAAGTGGACCCACCGTCGAGGAAGTCGATTGA
- a CDS encoding U3 small nucleolar ribonucleoprotein protein, putative (encoded by transcript PVX_089430A): MLRRNIRLRKEYLYLKKVEEEKKKYAEKIKSVKKSYRENKKIQGDLKNEENELRKQMNLYDEKAINRKFDDEYFFCGVENPRVLITTSRNPSSQLECFAKEFKLLIPNSEKINRGSYFIKDILNFARKNNITDVIIIHEYKGIPRNLIICHLPFGPTLFCTIKDCKMRHEFTDQLGSVSSCNPHLIFHNFNTDLGKRIMSIFKYLFPPVKMRMNKRRVALSRRKGQRGASNEEQTDLQNNSGKVHTIDVGDDQEDDELQITFKNNEYFDLQKFENNRVITFFNKNDVIYFRHYNWETSEKGEIVLNEVGPRFSFMVYKINKETVDSLNEDYEYVYRPFLNSRKAQLA, encoded by the coding sequence ATGTTGAGGCGAAACATAAGACTGCGAAAGGAGTATttgtacttaaaaaaggtggaggaggaaaaaaaaaaatacgcagaGAAGATAAAAAGCGTAAAGAAAAGTTACAGGGAAAATAAGAAGATACAGGGggacttaaaaaatgaagaaaacgaatTGAGGAAGCAGATGAACCTGTATGACGAAAAAGCGATCAACCGAAAATTTGATGATGAATATTTCTTCTGTGGAGTTGAAAATCCGCGGGTTTTAATCACCACGTCGAGGAACCCCTCCTCCCAGCTGGAGTGTTTTGCAAAGGAATTTAAGCTGCTCATTCCAAACAGCGAAAAGATAAATAGGGGGAGTTATTTCATTAAAGATATTTTAAACTTTGCGAGAAAGAACAACATCACGGATGTGATAATTATTCACGAGTATAAGGGGATCCCCCggaatttaataatttgccATTTGCCTTTTGGCCCTACTCTCTTCTGCACCATAAAGGATTGCAAAATGAGACATGAGTTTACAGACCAGTTGGGCAGCGTGTCTTCGTGCAACCCTCATTtgatttttcacaattttaacACCGATTTGGGGAAGCGAATTATGAGCATTTTTAAGTACCTCTTCCCGCCAGTTAAAATGAGGATGAATAAGAGGAGGGTTGCTCTCTCGAGGAGAAAGGGACAAAGAGGAGCTTCGAACGAAGAGCAAACCGATCTGCAAAACAACAGCGGGAAGGTACACACCATCGATGTAGGGGACGACCAGGAGGACGACGAATTGCAAATAACCTTCAAAAATAATGAGTACTtcgatttgcaaaaatttgaaaacaaCAGAgtcatcactttttttaacaaaaatgacgTCATCTACTTTCGGCACTACAACTGGGAGACCAGTGAGAAGGGCGAAATCGTTCTGAATGAAGTTGGCCCCCGATTCAGTTTTATGgtatacaaaataaacaagGAGACGGTCGATTCCCTCAACGAGGACTACGAGTATGTGTAccgcccctttttaaattcgcgGAAGGCCCAGCTTGCCTAG